One window of the Shewanella litorisediminis genome contains the following:
- a CDS encoding YgjV family protein, translating to METATIWEWVGYLASVVVAISLMMANIKKLRWWNLVGAALFVAYGLAIDALPVALVNFFIVIIDAYYLVKLYREPEPNS from the coding sequence ATGGAGACGGCAACGATTTGGGAGTGGGTCGGCTATCTGGCCTCGGTGGTGGTGGCAATTTCGCTGATGATGGCCAACATCAAAAAGCTGCGCTGGTGGAACCTGGTCGGTGCGGCCTTATTTGTCGCTTATGGCCTTGCCATCGATGCATTGCCGGTGGCGCTGGTGAACTTTTTTATTGTGATTATCGATGCTTACTATCTGGTGAAGCTCTACCGGGAGCCCGAACCCAACAGCTGA
- a CDS encoding S46 family peptidase — MKKWLLTAAIAAAFGAQADEGMWQPHQLPALAETLKAKGLEIDPESISKLTEFPMNAVISLGGCTASFVSPKGLVVTNHHCAYGSIQYNSTAEKNLLADGFLAKSFDEELPAAPGSRVYVTESVTNVTAQINEGLESLEGDAFYKGVEAKEKALVAECEKEDGYRCNVYSFHGGLEYYLIKQMEIRDVRLVHNPAGSVGKYGGDIDNWMWPRHTGDYSFYRAYVGKDGKPADFSKDNVPYEPKSFLKVSAKGLKDGDFVMVTGYPGRTNRYRTASEVENQFTWNYPASRELREQIIDIIKTSAPEGSDARIKYESTLASLANYAKNFASMIEFYGKSTMLEDRKAREAELANWIKADAKRQAKYGQTLADLERLVAEGNKTQELDLILGYMSYSTPMSTAARLYRLAHEKQLPDMEREPGFQERDMTRFTAGLERIDRRYDASVDKVVLFEMLKHYAALPADKRRADIDAFFGIGKKFDEKKLKKQLDKMYDKTEIGNKDVRMAWMDKSVDDFKASKDPFIQLAVATFDTTMAREKAQKELAGELMKVRPAYMEAIIAYNNELGKPVYADANSSLRVTYGNVKGYSPKDGLYAVPFTRLEGITQKDTGVDPFDAPKKQLELIEAKQYGDFYVKDIDSVPVNFLSTVDTTGGNSGSPTLNGRAELVGLLFDGVYESIIGDWNYDDNINRSIHVDSRYMLWVMKYLDNADNLLAEMEIVE; from the coding sequence ATGAAAAAATGGTTACTGACTGCCGCCATTGCGGCCGCCTTCGGTGCCCAGGCAGACGAAGGTATGTGGCAGCCACATCAGCTTCCTGCGCTGGCCGAGACGTTGAAAGCCAAGGGACTGGAAATCGACCCTGAGTCCATCTCCAAACTGACCGAATTCCCGATGAATGCCGTTATCAGCCTGGGTGGCTGTACTGCATCATTCGTTTCTCCCAAAGGCTTGGTGGTCACCAACCATCACTGTGCCTACGGCTCCATCCAGTACAACTCCACTGCCGAAAAGAATCTGCTGGCGGATGGTTTTCTGGCCAAGAGCTTCGATGAAGAGCTCCCAGCTGCCCCGGGCTCACGTGTTTACGTGACCGAGTCTGTAACCAATGTCACCGCGCAAATCAATGAAGGTCTTGAGTCCCTTGAGGGCGATGCTTTCTACAAGGGCGTAGAGGCCAAAGAGAAGGCGCTGGTTGCTGAGTGTGAAAAAGAAGACGGCTACCGCTGTAACGTATACAGCTTCCACGGCGGTCTGGAATACTACCTCATCAAGCAGATGGAAATCCGCGACGTGCGTCTGGTGCATAACCCAGCGGGCAGCGTGGGCAAATACGGCGGTGACATCGACAACTGGATGTGGCCGCGTCATACCGGTGACTACTCCTTCTACCGCGCCTACGTGGGTAAAGATGGCAAGCCGGCGGATTTCTCCAAGGACAACGTGCCTTACGAGCCAAAGAGCTTCCTGAAAGTGTCTGCCAAGGGGCTGAAGGATGGCGATTTTGTGATGGTCACCGGCTATCCCGGCCGTACCAACCGCTACCGCACCGCCTCTGAAGTCGAAAACCAGTTCACCTGGAACTACCCGGCGAGCCGCGAGCTGCGTGAACAGATCATCGACATCATCAAGACCAGCGCCCCTGAAGGCAGCGATGCCCGTATCAAGTACGAAAGCACCCTGGCAAGCCTCGCCAACTACGCGAAAAACTTCGCCTCCATGATCGAGTTTTACGGTAAGTCCACCATGCTGGAAGACCGCAAGGCCCGTGAAGCTGAGCTGGCCAACTGGATCAAGGCCGATGCCAAGCGTCAGGCCAAATATGGTCAAACCCTGGCTGACCTCGAGCGTCTGGTTGCAGAAGGCAACAAGACCCAGGAGCTGGATTTGATCCTCGGCTACATGAGTTACTCCACCCCCATGAGCACTGCCGCGCGCCTGTATCGTCTGGCCCATGAAAAGCAGCTGCCGGACATGGAGCGTGAGCCGGGCTTCCAGGAACGCGATATGACCCGCTTTACCGCCGGCCTTGAGCGTATCGACCGTCGTTATGATGCCAGTGTGGATAAGGTCGTGCTGTTTGAAATGCTTAAACACTACGCCGCCCTGCCAGCTGACAAGCGCCGTGCTGACATCGATGCCTTCTTCGGTATAGGTAAAAAGTTTGACGAGAAGAAGCTTAAGAAGCAGCTCGACAAAATGTACGACAAGACCGAAATCGGCAACAAAGACGTGCGTATGGCCTGGATGGACAAGTCAGTTGATGACTTTAAAGCCAGCAAGGACCCATTCATTCAGCTGGCCGTTGCCACCTTCGACACCACCATGGCCCGTGAAAAGGCTCAGAAGGAACTGGCCGGTGAGCTGATGAAGGTGCGTCCTGCCTACATGGAAGCCATCATTGCCTACAACAACGAGCTGGGTAAGCCGGTTTACGCCGATGCCAACTCCAGCCTGCGTGTGACCTACGGTAACGTGAAGGGCTACTCGCCAAAAGATGGCCTCTATGCCGTGCCATTCACCCGTCTTGAGGGTATCACCCAGAAAGACACTGGCGTTGACCCATTCGATGCCCCCAAGAAGCAGCTGGAGCTGATTGAAGCCAAGCAGTACGGTGATTTCTATGTGAAAGACATCGACTCAGTGCCGGTTAACTTCCTGTCCACCGTGGATACCACTGGCGGCAACTCAGGTTCTCCAACGCTGAACGGCCGCGCCGAACTGGTTGGTCTGCTGTTTGATGGCGTTTACGAGAGCATCATCGGTGACTGGAACTACGACGACAACATCAACCGCTCCATCCACGTCGACAGCCGTTACATGCTGTGGGTGATGAAGTATCTCGACAATGCAGACAACCTGCTGGCCGAGATGGAAATCGTTGAATAA
- a CDS encoding TMEM165/GDT1 family protein, producing the protein MLEAFTASTLTVAIAEIGDKTQLLALLLAARFKNKTAIILGIFIATIANHFAAAWLGQWATDFVSPDTARYLVALSFFAIALWVLVPDKVEAEESSLYRFGPFLATLVLFFIAEIGDKTQVATVVLSARYDDLWMVVMGTTVGMLLANVPVVIAGHFSADKLPMTWIHRGTAVLFAIMGIATLLWH; encoded by the coding sequence ATGTTAGAAGCCTTTACCGCCTCCACCTTAACCGTGGCCATCGCCGAAATTGGCGACAAGACCCAACTGCTGGCACTGCTGCTCGCCGCCAGATTCAAAAACAAAACCGCCATCATCCTCGGCATTTTTATTGCCACCATAGCCAACCATTTTGCCGCCGCCTGGCTTGGCCAATGGGCAACAGACTTTGTCAGCCCGGACACGGCCCGATATCTGGTGGCGCTCAGCTTTTTCGCCATCGCCCTGTGGGTATTGGTGCCGGACAAAGTGGAAGCCGAAGAAAGCAGCCTCTACCGCTTTGGCCCCTTCCTCGCGACCCTGGTGCTCTTTTTCATTGCCGAAATCGGGGATAAAACCCAGGTGGCGACCGTGGTGCTGTCGGCCCGCTACGATGATCTGTGGATGGTGGTGATGGGCACCACAGTGGGCATGCTGCTCGCCAACGTGCCCGTGGTGATTGCCGGGCATTTCAGTGCCGACAAGCTGCCGATGACCTGGATACACCGCGGCACCGCCGTGCTCTTTGCCATCATGGGTATAGCCACCCTGCTGTGGCATTAA
- the katB gene encoding catalase KatB: MSHYITSQNGAPIADDQNSLTAGSRGPVLLQDWQLIEKLAHFNRERIPERVVHAKGTGAYGTFTLTRDLSEYTIADHFIGEGKVTETFVRFSTVGGEMGSADAERDPRGFAVRFYTKRGNHDVVGNNTPTFFLRDGIKFPDFIHTQMRNPQTNLKDPQAMWDFWSLNPEALHQVTVLMSDRGIPANYRQMHGYGSHTFSLWNAKGERFWVKFHFKSRQGVVNLTNEQADKLKGIDPDSSQRDLMVAIMDGNFPRWTVNVQIMPEADANTYHIDPFDLTKVWPHKDYPLIEIGVLELNRIPQNYFAEVEQAALAPSNLVPGVGASPDKMLQARLFAYADAQRYRIGANYNQLPVNCPHATVANHHQRGGAMAGTQCPYHGDNGHQSQTGGDASANYGPSTVTGALNDASHFAEPPLRLEGEAARYSLYGKDDYSQAGNLYRLFSEGEKNRLAETIASTLRQVTEEVQQRMLAHFDKADADYGQRIRAAL; encoded by the coding sequence ATGAGTCATTACATCACCAGCCAAAACGGCGCCCCCATCGCCGATGACCAGAATTCCCTGACTGCCGGCAGCCGCGGCCCTGTATTACTGCAAGATTGGCAACTGATTGAAAAGCTGGCGCACTTTAACCGCGAGCGTATTCCGGAGCGCGTGGTGCATGCCAAAGGCACCGGGGCTTACGGCACCTTCACCCTGACCCGTGACCTGTCTGAGTACACCATTGCCGACCACTTTATCGGCGAAGGCAAGGTCACCGAAACCTTCGTGCGTTTCTCCACCGTGGGCGGTGAAATGGGTTCTGCCGATGCCGAGCGTGACCCCCGTGGCTTTGCGGTGCGCTTTTACACCAAGCGCGGTAACCATGATGTGGTGGGTAACAACACGCCTACCTTCTTTTTGCGTGATGGCATCAAGTTCCCGGACTTCATCCACACCCAGATGCGTAACCCCCAGACCAACCTGAAAGATCCCCAGGCCATGTGGGATTTCTGGTCACTGAACCCTGAAGCACTGCATCAGGTGACAGTGCTGATGTCTGACCGCGGTATTCCGGCCAACTATCGTCAGATGCACGGTTATGGCTCCCACACCTTCAGCCTGTGGAATGCCAAAGGCGAGCGCTTCTGGGTCAAGTTCCACTTCAAGTCCCGGCAGGGCGTGGTGAACCTGACCAACGAGCAGGCCGACAAGCTCAAAGGCATAGATCCGGACTCTTCCCAGCGGGATCTGATGGTGGCCATCATGGATGGTAACTTCCCCCGCTGGACTGTGAACGTGCAAATCATGCCGGAAGCCGATGCCAACACCTATCACATCGACCCGTTCGATTTGACCAAGGTATGGCCACACAAGGATTACCCGCTGATTGAGATTGGGGTACTGGAGCTTAACCGCATACCGCAAAACTACTTTGCCGAAGTGGAGCAGGCGGCGCTGGCCCCCAGTAACCTGGTGCCCGGTGTTGGCGCCTCACCTGACAAGATGCTGCAGGCCCGTTTGTTTGCCTATGCCGACGCCCAGCGCTATCGCATCGGAGCCAACTACAACCAGCTGCCGGTGAACTGCCCACACGCCACTGTGGCCAATCATCACCAGCGTGGCGGCGCCATGGCCGGAACTCAGTGCCCCTATCATGGTGACAATGGCCATCAAAGCCAGACCGGTGGCGATGCCAGCGCCAACTACGGACCAAGCACAGTGACGGGTGCGCTGAATGATGCCAGCCACTTTGCTGAGCCGCCGCTGCGTCTCGAAGGTGAAGCCGCCCGTTACAGTCTTTACGGCAAGGACGACTACAGCCAGGCCGGTAACCTGTACCGTCTGTTCAGCGAAGGGGAGAAGAATCGCCTCGCCGAGACCATCGCCTCGACCCTGCGTCAGGTAACAGAAGAAGTACAGCAGCGTATGTTGGCCCACTTCGATAAGGCGGATGCCGACTACGGTCAGCGTATTCGCGCCGCGCTCTGA
- a CDS encoding amino acid permease, producing MNLKTLGSIAIVAGTAIGAGMLALPLATAALGVIPALSLLVVVWAISAYTSLLMLEINLRSGVGDNVHAITGKTLGKRGQLIQGASFLSLLYALTAAYLTGGSSLLVHRMESVFSINLDGQLAVLIFTLVLGSVAALGVSWVDKLSRLLFSLMVVLLVLVVGFLLPEVRPSVIAADAFEKVSANAWMAAIPVVFTSFGFHVCIATLVRYLDGDAVNLRKVLLIGSTIPLVCYILWLLVTLGTVGGDEIATFNGALPKLISALQELAAHPVVGQSIAVFADLALVTSFLGVTMSLFDFLAEMTRSKGGIGGRLQTWVITFLPPLLCALFVPEGFVAVLGFAAIPLVFMIIFLPIAMALNQRAQYRDGYQVSGGKLALSLIGIAGVAIIAAQLWVAL from the coding sequence GTGAATTTGAAAACACTTGGCTCTATCGCCATTGTGGCGGGTACCGCCATTGGGGCCGGCATGTTGGCGTTGCCGCTGGCGACCGCCGCACTCGGGGTGATCCCCGCGCTGTCATTACTGGTGGTGGTGTGGGCCATTTCGGCATATACCTCACTCCTGATGCTTGAAATTAACCTGCGCAGTGGCGTGGGTGACAATGTGCACGCCATTACCGGTAAGACCCTGGGTAAAAGAGGCCAGCTTATTCAGGGGGCGTCTTTCTTAAGTTTGTTGTATGCCCTGACCGCGGCCTACCTGACCGGTGGCTCTTCCTTGCTGGTACACCGCATGGAGTCGGTGTTCTCCATCAACCTCGATGGTCAGCTGGCGGTACTGATTTTTACCCTGGTGCTTGGCAGTGTGGCCGCCTTGGGCGTGAGCTGGGTAGATAAGCTCTCCCGCCTGCTGTTCAGTTTAATGGTGGTGCTCCTGGTGCTGGTGGTGGGCTTCTTATTGCCTGAAGTTCGCCCCTCGGTGATTGCCGCCGACGCTTTTGAAAAGGTCTCGGCCAATGCCTGGATGGCTGCCATTCCCGTGGTCTTTACCTCCTTTGGTTTCCACGTGTGTATTGCGACCCTGGTGCGCTACCTCGACGGTGATGCGGTCAATCTGCGCAAGGTGCTGCTGATAGGTTCAACCATACCACTGGTGTGTTACATCCTGTGGTTGCTGGTGACCCTGGGCACTGTCGGTGGTGACGAAATTGCCACCTTTAATGGCGCCCTGCCCAAGCTTATCAGCGCCCTTCAGGAGCTGGCGGCGCATCCTGTGGTGGGCCAGAGCATTGCCGTGTTTGCCGACTTGGCACTGGTGACCTCCTTCCTGGGGGTAACCATGAGTCTGTTTGATTTCCTGGCCGAAATGACCCGTTCAAAGGGTGGCATTGGTGGCCGTTTGCAGACCTGGGTTATCACCTTTTTACCGCCGCTGCTGTGCGCGCTTTTTGTGCCCGAAGGCTTTGTGGCTGTGCTGGGTTTTGCCGCCATTCCGCTGGTGTTTATGATAATTTTCCTGCCCATTGCCATGGCGCTGAATCAGCGTGCGCAGTACCGGGATGGCTATCAGGTCAGCGGTGGTAAGCTGGCCTTGTCGCTGATTGGTATCGCCGGTGTGGCCATTATTGCCGCCCAGCTGTGGGTGGCACTGTAA
- the exeM gene encoding extracellular exonuclease ExeM has translation MENVKKLTAIAVAVSAAMPLLANADVMITEYVEGSSNNKAIELYNSGDAAVDLTGYSLARYKDGATTPINMVALDGQNLAAKGIKVITHPSAIITLPAGTDTMTGDLYFNGTDAVALMKDGAIVDVVGAIPTPKDWGLNVTIARKTSALKAAAVYNEADWDTSDIDNFSGLGSVEGTIAPEVPVFSCAGATLIPIYDIQGSGDKSPLVPEGKFESDTEVTLRGVVSARGESLFKGFYLQDVQGDNSPLTSDGIFVFLGEAAPEAIQPGVEVCVQGKVKEYFGLTQIDIKADKKFEVGAKGDVPGAAPFAVTEGETLEQALERFEGMKVVLDAGSEMKVSRTFSFDYAGRRNNLMLSHKAPLMKPTQVHPALSEEAIALEKQNRGNELFVESDFKAADGVVPFLPDFNAETGYIRVGDELKGLEGMVSYSYNEYRLVTTNTITPADIVRGNDRTDAPVVAEKGDIRVASFNVLNFFNDVVGGDANPTGSNRGALTEEEMLLQRTKIVNAITAMNADIVGLMEIANNGFGEKSAIQNLLDALNAEQAADNAYSFVEIADADKTDGKYFGNDAITVGMLYRAAKVSPEGTAFVIETPEQHAPAGVASRDNKGTVETSPAQDKYQRHSLGQTFKVKDENLTVVVNHLKSKGSGCLEDWINFDESRDPADLQGKCNAFRVSAAKVIGEAVKDIEGDVLVIGDLNAYGMEDPVRVLTDYDAAKSERAVKTASYTTLGGQSYEQEGSVIEKGYGLINLNTQVHGADTYSYSYNGELGNLDHALGNDSLAKRVVDIEDWHINSVESNLFEYGKKYTGSLEKSDNAFSASDHDPVIVALSYPDKVEEKKDDGGAMGGLLLALATLIGLGRRRCH, from the coding sequence ATGGAAAATGTTAAAAAGCTGACAGCCATTGCCGTGGCTGTGTCGGCGGCAATGCCATTATTGGCAAATGCTGATGTAATGATTACAGAATATGTAGAAGGCAGTTCCAATAATAAAGCCATTGAGCTTTACAACAGCGGTGATGCGGCCGTTGATCTGACCGGCTATTCTCTGGCGCGCTATAAAGATGGCGCTACCACCCCCATCAACATGGTGGCCCTGGATGGTCAAAACCTGGCCGCCAAAGGCATCAAGGTCATTACCCATCCGAGTGCCATCATTACCCTGCCTGCGGGCACAGACACCATGACGGGCGATCTCTACTTTAACGGCACCGATGCGGTGGCGCTGATGAAAGACGGCGCCATTGTGGATGTAGTGGGTGCCATTCCCACCCCAAAAGACTGGGGCCTTAACGTCACCATCGCCCGTAAGACCAGCGCGCTGAAAGCCGCTGCTGTATATAACGAAGCCGATTGGGATACCTCGGACATCGACAACTTCTCCGGTCTTGGCAGTGTTGAGGGTACGATAGCGCCCGAAGTGCCAGTGTTCAGCTGCGCCGGCGCTACGCTGATCCCCATCTATGACATTCAGGGCAGTGGCGATAAGAGCCCACTGGTGCCCGAAGGCAAGTTTGAATCCGACACTGAAGTGACCCTGCGCGGTGTGGTATCTGCCCGTGGTGAGAGTCTGTTTAAGGGCTTTTACCTGCAGGATGTGCAGGGTGATAACTCACCGCTGACCTCCGACGGTATTTTTGTCTTCCTCGGCGAAGCGGCACCCGAGGCCATTCAGCCCGGGGTGGAAGTCTGTGTTCAGGGTAAGGTGAAGGAATATTTCGGCCTGACCCAAATCGATATCAAGGCTGACAAGAAGTTTGAAGTGGGCGCCAAGGGTGACGTCCCCGGTGCCGCGCCATTTGCCGTGACCGAAGGCGAAACCCTGGAGCAGGCGCTGGAGCGCTTTGAAGGCATGAAAGTGGTGCTGGATGCCGGCAGCGAGATGAAAGTCAGCCGTACTTTCAGCTTTGATTATGCCGGTCGTCGCAACAACCTGATGCTGTCCCACAAGGCGCCGCTGATGAAGCCGACTCAGGTGCATCCTGCGCTGAGTGAGGAGGCCATTGCCCTTGAAAAGCAAAACCGTGGCAATGAGCTGTTTGTGGAGTCTGACTTCAAGGCCGCCGACGGCGTAGTGCCTTTCCTGCCTGACTTCAACGCCGAAACCGGTTATATCCGCGTGGGTGATGAGCTCAAGGGCCTCGAAGGCATGGTGAGCTACAGCTACAACGAATACCGTTTGGTGACCACCAACACCATTACCCCGGCCGACATTGTTCGCGGTAATGATCGCACCGATGCCCCTGTTGTGGCCGAAAAAGGCGATATCCGGGTGGCCAGCTTCAACGTGCTGAACTTCTTCAACGATGTGGTGGGTGGCGATGCCAACCCAACCGGCTCCAACCGCGGCGCCCTCACCGAAGAAGAAATGCTGCTGCAGCGCACCAAGATTGTGAATGCCATCACCGCCATGAACGCCGACATCGTGGGCCTGATGGAAATTGCCAACAACGGCTTTGGTGAGAAGAGTGCGATTCAGAACCTGCTGGATGCCCTGAATGCCGAACAAGCAGCCGACAACGCCTACAGCTTTGTGGAAATTGCCGATGCCGACAAGACCGATGGCAAATACTTCGGTAATGATGCCATTACCGTGGGCATGCTGTACCGCGCGGCCAAGGTGAGCCCGGAAGGTACGGCCTTTGTGATTGAAACCCCTGAGCAGCACGCTCCGGCCGGTGTTGCCAGCCGCGATAACAAGGGCACGGTTGAAACCAGTCCGGCGCAGGACAAGTATCAGCGTCACAGCCTGGGTCAAACTTTCAAGGTAAAAGATGAAAACCTGACCGTGGTGGTAAACCACCTCAAGTCCAAGGGTTCAGGCTGCCTTGAAGATTGGATCAACTTCGATGAAAGCCGCGATCCGGCCGATCTGCAGGGCAAGTGTAATGCCTTCCGTGTATCGGCTGCCAAGGTGATTGGTGAAGCCGTGAAAGACATCGAAGGCGATGTGCTGGTGATTGGCGACTTGAACGCCTACGGCATGGAAGACCCGGTGCGTGTGCTGACCGACTATGATGCAGCCAAGTCCGAACGCGCGGTGAAAACCGCCAGCTACACCACCCTCGGTGGTCAGAGCTACGAGCAAGAGGGCAGCGTGATTGAGAAGGGCTATGGCCTGATTAACCTCAACACCCAGGTACATGGCGCCGATACCTATTCCTACAGCTACAACGGTGAGCTGGGTAACCTCGACCATGCCCTGGGCAACGACAGCCTGGCCAAGCGTGTGGTGGACATCGAAGACTGGCACATCAACTCGGTTGAATCCAACCTGTTCGAGTACGGTAAAAAGTACACCGGCAGCCTGGAAAAATCCGACAATGCCTTCTCGGCGTCAGACCATGACCCTGTCATTGTGGCCCTGAGCTATCCCGATAAAGTGGAAGAGAAAAAGGATGACGGTGGTGCCATGGGCGGATTGCTGTTGGCATTGGCAACCCTGATTGGTCTTGGCCGTCGCCGTTGTCATTAA
- a CDS encoding curlin: MKSQAKKSLLALAITAGIGMSAQAFASDSSEIQVNQSGYANDTTVEQSGILNVAKVTQIGDENNTTVAQDGVWNEAYIGSEGNLNTVSVEQAEDWHIAGVSQTGDNNVDNVVQTGFFNQSSAVTAGNGNAVDVMQAGELNESNVELTGDNNSAWVDQDGSSNYAVFRVQGNDNDGEITQLGNNNQGGLIALDFTANVGNNNDVAIYQEGDNNVGGVRGVAGDNNEVEIEQVGNNNVGFVYALQGSDNDLTMTQDGDRNVAVLEFTTGDNNDVEINQSGTENAIGDTLTAVIEGSDNMIDIEQEGFSNSAQFIVDGDDNDVDLEQEGDLNYAEFVAMGNDNTLNLSSEGNSNQLLAGAFGEDNSLEVAQEGDANYAYSVAFGNDNEVDIAQMGNDNEAIVTISGNSNTDITGTQSGDLNVLDLLIQGDENLAQITQTGNGNWVSGDEGAFAVVGDGNSFIVAQSGNDNLVTGAQMGGSNVINVTQVGNENVATVIQNGAPR; this comes from the coding sequence ATGAAATCACAAGCGAAGAAGTCACTCTTGGCTCTGGCCATCACCGCGGGTATCGGCATGTCAGCGCAGGCATTTGCCAGCGATAGCAGCGAAATCCAGGTGAACCAGTCCGGTTATGCCAACGACACCACAGTTGAGCAATCGGGTATCCTGAACGTCGCGAAGGTTACCCAAATCGGCGATGAAAACAACACCACAGTCGCGCAGGACGGCGTATGGAACGAGGCCTATATTGGCTCTGAGGGCAATCTGAATACCGTATCTGTTGAGCAGGCCGAAGACTGGCACATTGCCGGCGTGAGCCAAACCGGTGACAACAACGTGGATAACGTGGTTCAGACTGGTTTCTTCAACCAGAGCAGCGCTGTCACTGCCGGTAACGGTAACGCCGTTGACGTGATGCAGGCCGGTGAGCTGAACGAAAGCAATGTCGAACTGACCGGCGATAACAACAGTGCCTGGGTTGATCAGGACGGCAGCAGCAACTATGCCGTTTTCCGCGTACAGGGCAATGACAACGACGGTGAAATCACTCAGCTGGGCAACAACAACCAGGGTGGTCTGATTGCACTGGACTTCACTGCCAACGTGGGCAACAACAACGATGTGGCCATCTATCAGGAAGGTGACAACAACGTGGGTGGTGTGCGCGGTGTTGCCGGTGACAACAACGAAGTTGAGATTGAGCAGGTTGGTAACAACAACGTGGGCTTTGTTTACGCCCTGCAAGGCAGCGACAACGATCTGACCATGACTCAGGATGGCGATCGCAACGTGGCGGTTCTGGAATTCACCACCGGTGACAACAACGACGTTGAAATCAACCAGTCTGGCACCGAAAACGCCATCGGTGACACACTGACAGCTGTTATTGAAGGCAGCGACAACATGATAGACATAGAGCAGGAAGGCTTCTCCAACAGCGCTCAGTTTATCGTTGACGGCGACGATAACGATGTGGATCTGGAGCAGGAAGGCGACCTGAACTATGCCGAGTTTGTTGCCATGGGCAATGACAACACCCTGAACCTGAGCTCAGAAGGCAACAGCAACCAACTGCTGGCCGGCGCCTTTGGCGAAGACAACAGCCTGGAAGTGGCTCAGGAAGGCGATGCCAACTATGCATACAGCGTTGCATTTGGTAACGACAACGAAGTGGATATCGCGCAAATGGGCAATGACAACGAAGCCATTGTCACCATCAGCGGCAACAGCAACACCGACATCACAGGCACCCAGTCCGGCGACCTGAACGTGCTGGATCTGCTTATCCAGGGCGATGAAAACCTGGCGCAAATCACCCAAACCGGCAACGGCAACTGGGTAAGCGGCGATGAAGGTGCCTTCGCAGTAGTTGGCGATGGCAACAGCTTCATCGTGGCCCAAAGCGGTAACGACAACCTGGTGACCGGCGCTCAAATGGGCGGCAGCAACGTCATCAACGTGACTCAGGTGGGTAATGAAAACGTCGCCACTGTGATTCAGAACGGCGCGCCACGCTAA
- a CDS encoding PaaI family thioesterase, protein MSIWFRPITLDDCAKMDEGLHGRGTLMKTLGIQISEIGDDYMKATMPATPAVHNPLGIVHGGANVVLAETVASYAANFVVDFEKYYCVGQEINANHLRAARNGMLTATARPVHLGKRSSVWEILVHNSAGELTCISRMTAAVVER, encoded by the coding sequence ATGAGTATCTGGTTTCGCCCCATCACCCTGGACGATTGCGCCAAAATGGATGAGGGCTTGCATGGACGTGGCACCCTGATGAAGACCCTCGGGATCCAAATCAGTGAAATTGGCGATGACTACATGAAGGCGACCATGCCTGCCACCCCGGCGGTACATAATCCCCTTGGTATAGTGCACGGTGGGGCCAATGTGGTTTTGGCCGAAACCGTGGCGAGCTACGCCGCCAACTTCGTGGTGGATTTCGAGAAATATTATTGTGTCGGCCAGGAAATCAACGCCAATCACCTGCGCGCCGCCCGCAATGGCATGCTCACGGCCACTGCCAGGCCTGTGCATCTGGGTAAGCGCAGTTCCGTGTGGGAAATTCTGGTACACAACAGTGCAGGGGAATTGACCTGCATTTCACGGATGACAGCGGCAGTTGTAGAACGCTGA
- a CDS encoding curlin: protein MSYCKSLVLSASLLLCCPALLADTPAPGVSDEMSLSVPLQTLLESSGRDNLIDLFQMGVQNEAMIAQSGEFNSLIVTQIGVENQAQVRQLGADNEVDLFQAGNHNSAEITQIGDNNLVQLKQLGSANFSIQQIGDGASIAVTQY, encoded by the coding sequence GTGTCTTACTGCAAATCGCTGGTTTTAAGCGCTTCCCTCCTGCTTTGCTGCCCCGCCTTGCTGGCTGATACGCCAGCACCCGGGGTAAGCGACGAGATGTCGCTTTCCGTTCCCCTGCAAACTCTGCTGGAGTCCAGCGGACGGGACAACCTCATTGACCTGTTTCAGATGGGGGTGCAGAACGAGGCCATGATTGCCCAATCGGGCGAATTCAACAGCCTTATCGTCACCCAAATCGGCGTTGAAAATCAGGCTCAGGTGCGTCAACTGGGCGCTGACAATGAGGTGGATTTGTTTCAGGCGGGAAACCACAACAGCGCTGAGATAACCCAGATAGGAGATAACAATCTGGTGCAGCTCAAGCAGTTGGGCAGTGCGAACTTTTCTATTCAACAAATTGGCGATGGAGCCTCTATCGCCGTGACTCAATACTAA